The nucleotide window GGCCTTGCGTTCAGAGCGGAAGCAGATAGTGGGGGGTTCTGCTCTTTCTATGTCAGCTAGTTGTAAATGCACGATGAGTTAGGAGCCTTGGTGTACTAGGCATTTATTTACGCATTTGCTGGGGTTTGGATTGCTGCTGTCGGCGAAAACATTTGGTGAAGCTAACAGGCTGACTTTTAGCCTTAATCGAAGATGGCGACCGTACATTAGGTTACCAAGAACGGTCTTCGCATCCCAACTAATAACACATTATGTCTTACACTCAGTTGATCTGTGTTATAACTCACTCCCATCGATTCTAATACATAGACGTAAAGTGTCCTTAACACGCCATTGCTGAATAATAAACATTTGCAATAGTCTTGGATCTCACTACCTGCTATGCCAAGTTTCTGGCCAGAGATTAGCATGAGCGGAGCTAACGGCTATTTAGCTTGTCTTAAGGGTCATGTACCATAGTGATCATCCTCTTCACCTGGCAGCACATCTGCATAAAAACGGTATGGCCAGGTATCCCGTGTAAGGGCGTATTTAGTTTGCACGTACATCATGTTGTAAATTTGTCTTTTTACAGGGCACGAGTGCGGAACAAGACAACCGATTCAGCAACAAGCATAAGAAACTACTAAAGCAACTCAAATTTGCAGAATGTCTGGACAAGAAGGTACATATCACATCAACAACTATTCTGCCTGCTCCCATAGTTGTCTTGTTTAGAaaatcaataaacaaaacaGTTGGTTGTGGCCTAATCTATTACtcgattgtttattttattttttcatcttTTAGGTGGACATGACCAAAGTAAACCTGGAGGTCATCAAACCCTGGATTACTCAGCGAGTCACCGAGATCCTGGGATTCGAAGATGATGTTGTCATAGAATTCATATTTAACCAGCTGGATGAGAAGGTAATTCCTTTTAATGCACAACATTACTTTTGTTACTAAGCACATGTGTGATTGCAGCCAATTGATTAGCAAGCAGACAAGCACAGGTTGTAGATTAAACTGGAGTAAAAAACACGATTATTTGGTATCACCAGAACAGAATAACCAAAAGTGCTGTCCAGAACATAGAACAATTAAAATGCCATAATCTTGTTGTTGCTGTGATGTGACAAAGTGCCTTTGTGTAGCCGTCTTCTAATGCTGATGTGATTTATGATTTAAAAGGCCTGAACCAATATGGATGTTATACCTTGCATCAGAAGTATAGCACCAACACCTAATTAGCTCTCTCCTGAGCCCAAAGTCACTGAGCCCAACTCTCCCTACATGATGCACTGTGTGGTTTTGAGGTGAGTTATGTGTAGGGATTGCCATATCATATCAGTGGTGAATTAATTGGAACTATGCAATATTATAGTATATCATACTTGCAACGCATCATTTGGTTACCTTAAATCCCATAAACTCTTTCTGAAATTGAAGGGATTTGGAAGCAGAATAATTGTAACAGTATTATAATCATATTGGTAAGATTTCTATTCGATGCGTTTACTTTCTTTTTGGCAAAAGAATGCAGTGGAAGTCACCATTTTGACTGGCAAAATTGCGTTTATGAGCAAAGCCActgttatttattattctaaTAATGCTCAAATGTGCATgatcccttttttattttttatttatataaatcaTGTTTTGTATATAGTGATATTGTTTTAAATGGTAGAATACACTTTCTAAGATTAATTCCTGCTAAACACCAAGCACTAATATCaatttttgcagaaaaacctttAAAACTTTCAATGGCAATATTCATGCAGTTAACAGTAAGATTCCATATCGAAGCATTGTTGACCTATTTTTGGTAATCCTTCCCCACCCTTTTAGGATTTTACTCACTTTAAACACATTAACTTCTGTAATAAAAAACACCAATATACTGGTGCTGAACGCCGGTAAAGTGCTATAAATGGGTATCGTGAGGTGGGTGGTGGTAACTATTAAGTCTAATGGGTACTGTATGCTAGTGGCATGAGAGGTTGTGATCAGTGACACAGAAATGGGCATTTCACAATCTTTGTCAGTTTTTAAAACCCAGCTTTCATGAACTGTGTACTCATTATTGCTTGTTCGTCTCTTGCAATTTAGATAAATGATATAACATTAAGCTCAAGGTGGTTGAGTCTCAAGCAGTAGGGCGGCGGAAGCAAGCCATGGGAGCTCCGTACCCTCTGATCCCAGGGCCTCACGGAAGACACCGGAACTGTACTTGCAGTGTTGGGGTTTATTACACTCTGTAATGTGGCTATATGTTTATCTCTGGTGCTGGACTATGGGGAGGCAAAACATGGGCCAAGGAGTGCAGGGTTTTAACATTGTTTGGGTGGGCCCTGTAAAAAAGCATTGATAGACTTTATTTTTTAGAAGAAGAATCTGGGGGTGTTTGAGGGCAGTACCAGCGTCATTTGTGGGTGTATCATCAGTTTGCATGcagatatatttttatatttagatCAGTCTAGACTCATCTAGATTATGTTCTCAGTTTTCAGGAGTATGATTTCATTCAGTCAcaccctctttttttttattggttactAGTTGGTTCACTATTGGGCCCAGGGTGGTTGCAAATGGTTTTTTATTTACTTATCATTGGAAATAGCAGTAATAACAGCAGTTGTAGTTTAGTCAGGATCCAGGGTAGGGTGTCCCCTTAATGGAacactccctcctccaccagtaCTATCTCTGCCATGTTTCAACGGCCATATTGTTGGTTCTCTTccccttcgtgtgtgtgtgtgtgtgtgtgtgcgtgttgcagCACCCTGATAGCAAGATGATGCAGATCAACCTGACCGGCTTCCTGAATGGAAAGAACGCCAGGGAGTTCATGCGAGACCTATGGCCCTTGTTGCTCAGTGCCCAGGAGAACATCGCTGGAATCCCCTCTGCCTTCCTGgagcagaagaaggaggagatcaAGCAGAGACAGGTACATCCACTCTCTTATCCTCCCTTTTACAAGTCCACAGGCATGAAGAAGTTTGTAGTATCTTGTCTCGGTGTTGCGCGAAGGTTTTTGCACTCGTTCATGTCCGTTTTGTTATCCTGCAGATTGAGCAGGAGAAGCTTGCGTCTCTCAAGAAACTGGATGACGACAAgaaggaaaaagaaaacaagGAGCGAGAACGAGCTCAGTCCAAGAGCCCCAGGAGGTGAGTCAAATAGGGTCAACGCAGGGTTCAAGAGGGTTGCACGTCAAACGGTAGAACAGACCACTCAATGTGGCCGCCTCATGTCTGCCCAGGAGGAAGTCACGGTCACCTTCACCACGACGAAGGTCCCCCGTGAAGCGGGACAGGAAGCCCAGCCCCCCACGCTCTCCACGTCACAAGCCCGGCCCAGTGACCGGGGGTACACCCCCACCTGCTTTGATGCCGCTGCTCCCGAAGCCAGAGGAGCTCCAACCCGAACCCGAGGTGCCAGCAAGCGCCGTTCCAGAGCCTGTCGTCCCCCAGCTTGCCTCTATCAGGTGAGCAGGGAACTGTCACCATGTAACATATCCTGCAGCATTTCTATCATTGGAGCATGGCCTCTAAGATTCCTCTCGCTTGTCGTTCCCCCGGCCAccagtgaggaggtggtggaagtggaggtggCGAAAGTGGATCCTGTCCCTGAGCTGAAGCAGCCTTCTCCAGAGAAGGTTGCCAAGAAGGAGGAGCGGCCAAAGTCCCGGGAGAGGGACAAGGACGGCCGGAGGGACCGGCCCCGCCACCgatcccgctcccgctcccgtcGCCGCCGCTCCTTCTCCAGGTAAAGCCGGCTGCCCTCAAACTCTCTCTATCCTACTTAAGACAGAATGCTACTTTCCTCTGTGCTTTTACATTCCTCGTTATTCCGTATTAATGTATGCCGTTTGTCTTTTAGATCCTACTCGCCCCGCAGAAGGCCCAGTCCCAGGAGGAGAATGTCCCCGCGCCGTAGGAGCCCTCCCCGACGTGGCCCACAAAGCTCccgacacagacacaggcgCTCACCTGTCCGACGGTAAGCGATCGCAGCATCCATGGTCAGCCACAACCTCCTTAACCGTCTCTCAGCACTGCCACTCACgtctgtaataataataatacatttaatttaaagggcgcctttcaagacacccaaggtcaccttacagagcataaagttatcataaatcgtttaaaaacaagacattgtggaaaaataataataataaataaataaaaaacaagacaaaacaaacaaacaatcaagacagtgagcagttagacgttgtgtgcgagtttgaacaggtgagttttgagttgtgacttgaaggctTGTAATGACGCTCCCCCTTCCACTGCTGGGCCACAGGAGGCGCTCTCGCTCCGCCTCGACCTCGGGAAGCAGTTCTTCCAAGTCCCACTCGCCCAAGAAGGCTGTGAAGAGAACGTCTGCCACGCCGCCCCGTAAACAGCCACGCCTCCTTGACCCTGCCGGGAGCCCCCCAGGAAAGGACCGCCGCTCCGCGTCCCCGCGGGCCAGGAAGGGCCGcggctccccctctccctccagagCTGCCGGTATGAACATCTCTAATCTGCTCGTTTTTTAATGTCTTCAAACGTTCGTCATTTGTTAATTCCTAATCACTTCTGAACCGGGCACTGATGGTGAAGGCAAGGACCTCATGACGTGTCGACATCAGCCCTAAAAGGTGTTTTTATTCATTCTTCCAGGGGTAAAACGAAAACCAGTAGTAGGCAGAGCCGAGTCACCAGCAGACAATCCCAAACCAAGACGATCTGAAGACTCGGAGTCCGGTGAGAATCTGAAATGTTTATACTAATACTAATGTGGAGGATGCCAATGACAAGATGCTTCTCTAATATGTTCACTATCAACATAAGATAAGATGTTCTTGATTAGTCCCAGATGTGAAATTCATGTCGCGTCAACATCCTGTAATCTATGCTTTTGTAATATGAAACTATGCTCAGAGGACAGTGAGTAACTACAGTAGAATGCTATATTGAGCCATACTTGACAAGGACGGAAGGGTGTCTAGAGTTTACATAAGATAAAGATTTATTGGCCCTGATGCCTTGTCGTGACCAGCTGGTTTCATGGTGTATGAATGTTATCTGATTGTAACTTGACTTTTCAGACGAagataaaaatgaaaaaga belongs to Gadus chalcogrammus isolate NIFS_2021 chromosome 5, NIFS_Gcha_1.0, whole genome shotgun sequence and includes:
- the srrm1 gene encoding serine/arginine repetitive matrix protein 1 isoform X3, which encodes MDAGFFRGTSAEQDNRFSNKHKKLLKQLKFAECLDKKVDMTKVNLEVIKPWITQRVTEILGFEDDVVIEFIFNQLDEKHPDSKMMQINLTGFLNGKNAREFMRDLWPLLLSAQENIAGIPSAFLEQKKEEIKQRQIEQEKLASLKKLDDDKKEKENKERERAQSKSPRRRKSRSPSPRRRSPVKRDRKPSPPRSPRHKPGPVTGGTPPPALMPLLPKPEELQPEPEVPASAVPEPVVPQLASISEEVVEVEVAKVDPVPELKQPSPEKVAKKEERPKSRERDKDGRRDRPRHRSRSRSRRRRSFSRSYSPRRRPSPRRRMSPRRRSPPRRGPQSSRHRHRRSPVRRRRSRSASTSGSSSSKSHSPKKAVKRTSATPPRKQPRLLDPAGSPPGKDRRSASPRARKGRGSPSPSRAAGVKRKPVVGRAESPADNPKPRRSEDSESDEDKNEKDATADSVQQRRQYRRQNRESSSGSGSSSSSEEEAAKKPPAPGPAPRNGDVRRRRSHSASPRRRHRDASPRRRRSPSPRGRGRRSPSPRRRRSPSPPRRRYGPSLTHLTVLTQEAPDQRPPDNPLVVSTRSPSPPPRRRSPSPPPRRRSPSPRRYSPPIQRRYSPSPVPVQKRRMSGSPTKGSPPASKRRVSRSPKRRSPPPGQKRRTPPSSTSPMQRHRRSPMLPSNRPGRDARSPAAAAKRLSPSPAQRGRGGARGSASPPRRFDATSTSPSNQRRQPSPSHGNRAIRRVSRTPEPRKNQRSSASPQPIKRMSSRSRSVSPAPPAALKRPAPGSASPSPSRSASGSPPPAKKASSGSASPSPSKNSDAEGGKKKKKKKEKKHKKEKKHKKRKKHRKEKSGGPATGNGQESLGANEDQDSKKTAK
- the srrm1 gene encoding serine/arginine repetitive matrix protein 1 isoform X2; protein product: MDAGFFRGTSAEQDNRFSNKHKKLLKQLKFAECLDKKVDMTKVNLEVIKPWITQRVTEILGFEDDVVIEFIFNQLDEKHPDSKMMQINLTGFLNGKNAREFMRDLWPLLLSAQENIAGIPSAFLEQKKEEIKQRQIEQEKLASLKKLDDDKKEKENKERERAQSKSPRRRKSRSPSPRRRSPVKRDRKPSPPRSPRHKPGPVTGGTPPPALMPLLPKPEELQPEPEVPASAVPEPVVPQLASISEEVVEVEVAKVDPVPELKQPSPEKVAKKEERPKSRERDKDGRRDRPRHRSRSRSRRRRSFSRSYSPRRRPSPRRRMSPRRRSPPRRGPQSSRHRHRRSPVRRRRSRSASTSGSSSSKSHSPKKAVKRTSATPPRKQPRLLDPAGSPPGKDRRSASPRARKGRGSPSPSRAAGVKRKPVVGRAESPADNPKPRRSEDSESDEDKNEKDATADSVQQRRQYRRQNRESSSGSGSSSSSEEEAAKKPPAPGPAPRNGDVRRRRSHSASPRRRHRDASPRRRRSPSPRGRGRRSPSPRRRRSPSPPRRRSPSPPPRRRSPSPPPRRRSPSPRRYSPPIQRRYSPSPVPVQKRRMSGSPTKGSPPASKRRVSRSPKRRSPPPGQKRRTPPSSTSPMQRHRRSPMLPSNRPGRDARSPAAAAKRLSPSPAQRGRGGARGSASPPRRFDATSTSPSNQRRQPSPSHGNRAIRRVSRTPEPRKNQRSSASPQPIKRMSSRSRSVSPAPPAALKRPAPGSASPSPSRSASGSPPPAKKASSGSASPSPSKNSDAEGGKKKKKKKEKKHKKEKKHKKRKKHRKEKSGGPATGNGQESLGANEDQDSKKESDSEVEDSLDDLEKHLREKALRSMRKAQISPSQMS
- the srrm1 gene encoding serine/arginine repetitive matrix protein 1 isoform X4, whose product is MDAGFFRGTSAEQDNRFSNKHKKLLKQLKFAECLDKKVDMTKVNLEVIKPWITQRVTEILGFEDDVVIEFIFNQLDEKHPDSKMMQINLTGFLNGKNAREFMRDLWPLLLSAQENIAGIPSAFLEQKKEEIKQRQIEQEKLASLKKLDDDKKEKENKERERAQSKSPRRRKSRSPSPRRRSPVKRDRKPSPPRSPRHKPGPVTGGTPPPALMPLLPKPEELQPEPEVPASAVPEPVVPQLASISEEVVEVEVAKVDPVPELKQPSPEKVAKKEERPKSRERDKDGRRDRPRHRSRSRSRRRRSFSRSYSPRRRPSPRRRMSPRRRSPPRRGPQSSRHRHRRSPVRRRRSRSASTSGSSSSKSHSPKKAVKRTSATPPRKQPRLLDPAGSPPGKDRRSASPRARKGRGSPSPSRAAGVKRKPVVGRAESPADNPKPRRSEDSESDEDKNEKDATADSVQQRRQYRRQNRSGSSSSSEEEAAKKPPAPGPAPRNGDVRRRRSHSASPRRRHRDASPRRRRSPSPRGRGRRSPSPRRRRSPSPPRRRSPSPPPRRRSPSPPPRRRSPSPRRYSPPIQRRYSPSPVPVQKRRMSGSPTKGSPPASKRRVSRSPKRRSPPPGQKRRTPPSSTSPMQRHRRSPMLPSNRPGRDARSPAAAAKRLSPSPAQRGRGGARGSASPPRRFDATSTSPSNQRRQPSPSHGNRAIRRVSRTPEPRKNQRSSASPQPIKRMSSRSRSVSPAPPAALKRPAPGSASPSPSRSASGSPPPAKKASSGSASPSPSKNSDAEGGKKKKKKKEKKHKKEKKHKKRKKHRKEKSGGPATGNGQESLGANEDQDSKKESDSEVEDSLDDLEKHLREKALRSMRKAQISPSQMS
- the srrm1 gene encoding serine/arginine repetitive matrix protein 1 isoform X5 gives rise to the protein MDAGFFRGTSAEQDNRFSNKHKKLLKQLKFAECLDKKVDMTKVNLEVIKPWITQRVTEILGFEDDVVIEFIFNQLDEKHPDSKMMQINLTGFLNGKNAREFMRDLWPLLLSAQENIAGIPSAFLEQKKEEIKQRQIEQEKLASLKKLDDDKKEKENKERERAQSKSPRRRKSRSPSPRRRSPVKRDRKPSPPRSPRHKPGPVTGGTPPPALMPLLPKPEELQPEPEVPASAVPEPVVPQLASISEEVVEVEVAKVDPVPELKQPSPEKVAKKEERPKSRERDKDGRRDRPRHRSRSRSRRRRSFSRSYSPRRRPSPRRRMSPRRRSPPRRGPQSSRHRHRRSPVRRRRSRSASTSGSSSSKSHSPKKAVKRTSATPPRKQPRLLDPAGSPPGKDRRSASPRARKGRGSPSPSRAAGVKRKPVVGRAESPADNPKPRRSEDSESDEDKNEKDATADSVQQRRQYRRQNRSGSSSSSEEEAAKKPPAPGPAPRNGDVRRRRSHSASPRRRHRDASPRRRRSPSPRGRGRRSPSPRRRRSPSPPRRRSPSPPPRRRSPSPPPRRRSPSPRRYSPPIQRRYSPSPVPVQKRRMSGSPTKGSPPASKRRVSRSPKRRSPPPGQKRRTPPSSTSPMQRHRRSPMLPSNRPGRDARSPAAAAKRLSPSPAQRGRGGARGSASPPRRFDATSTSPSNQRRQPSPSHGNRAIRRVSRTPEPRKNQRSSASPQPIKRMSSRSRSVSPAPPAALKRPAPGSASPSPSRSASGSPPPAKKASSGSASPSPSKNSDAEGGKKKKKKKEKKHKKEKKHKKRKKHRKEKSGGPATGNGQESLGANEDQDSKKTAK